In Herbaspirillum sp. WKF16, one genomic interval encodes:
- a CDS encoding TonB-dependent receptor family protein: MKTIQQRALNARRTRCAAAISLALLSFHGIASAQQAAPAASATPADGLETIQVSGDWLGTGLANSVKTYPGARTVVKKDEIESTGAVSVGDLLRRIPGVQATDNSGSAGSSIALNIGVRGLTGRYSPRSTILLDGIPLASAPYGQPQLSFAPVNLNNIESVDVVRGGGAVRYGPQNVGGIINFKSRSIPTGPGVSGDATMRYNSYGQGGSNNQYSAFVGGTADNGLGVAVLYSGQEGSGWRDNSNERFNDFALKLRYELSPTSEIYGKINYYDVLSHTPGGLSVAQYNANPFQNTRRRDFWSGDRKGFDLGYLNTISDDQEFEIRTYFNQSVRQSALSNIAQTVLTYQPRYYETLGIEPRYTQRFTLGGSTNDVTVGYRYIRERGNDNNYTMSMTTGATTVPTIINSSTDAHAVYIDDKISIGQWRITPGLRVEHIKTTRVSGATVNEVVNNKPLPSINVAYLLTPELTLFSNYNTSFGVVQNTQLTSPSGNQLSPELAKTMEAGARWKGQQLSAEATLFRIDFDNQIQQVGNTNPAVFQNVGKTQHDGIELALDYAFDKASLLGGWSVYANYTYTRALQKSGATAGKDLPFYSRVTDTLGTRFQSGPWGFNLSTTHQGRQFSDPSNTVAESADGGTGEIPGFRLWNAQVDWKVPGAKGFDVFAGVNNLTDRRYYTRTNDTTTIGRLVGAPRTIYVQGRYAF; encoded by the coding sequence ATGAAGACCATCCAACAACGCGCACTCAACGCGCGCCGCACCCGCTGCGCCGCCGCCATCTCGCTGGCCCTGCTCTCCTTCCACGGCATCGCTTCGGCCCAGCAGGCCGCCCCTGCCGCCTCAGCCACCCCGGCCGATGGCCTGGAAACCATCCAGGTCAGCGGCGACTGGCTGGGCACCGGCCTGGCCAACAGCGTCAAGACCTATCCTGGCGCTCGCACGGTGGTGAAGAAGGATGAAATCGAAAGCACCGGTGCCGTGAGCGTGGGCGACCTGCTGCGCCGTATTCCTGGCGTGCAGGCCACCGACAACTCGGGCTCGGCCGGCAGCTCGATCGCCCTGAACATCGGTGTGCGCGGCCTCACCGGCCGCTACTCCCCGCGCTCCACCATCCTGCTGGACGGCATTCCGCTGGCCTCGGCCCCTTATGGCCAGCCGCAGCTTTCCTTCGCCCCCGTCAACCTGAACAACATCGAATCGGTTGACGTCGTGCGCGGCGGCGGCGCGGTGCGCTACGGCCCGCAAAACGTCGGCGGCATCATCAACTTCAAGAGCCGCTCGATCCCGACCGGTCCTGGCGTCTCGGGCGATGCCACGATGCGCTACAACAGTTATGGCCAGGGCGGCTCCAACAACCAATACAGCGCCTTCGTCGGCGGCACCGCGGACAACGGCCTGGGCGTCGCCGTGCTCTATTCCGGCCAGGAAGGTTCCGGCTGGCGCGACAACAGCAACGAGCGCTTCAACGACTTCGCCCTGAAACTGCGTTACGAACTCAGCCCCACCTCGGAGATTTACGGCAAGATCAACTATTACGACGTCCTGTCGCATACGCCGGGCGGCCTGTCGGTGGCGCAATACAACGCCAATCCTTTCCAGAACACGCGACGCCGCGACTTCTGGAGCGGCGACCGCAAGGGCTTCGACCTGGGCTACCTGAACACGATCTCGGATGACCAGGAATTCGAGATCCGCACCTACTTCAATCAAAGCGTGCGCCAGAGCGCCCTGAGCAATATCGCCCAGACGGTCCTGACCTACCAGCCGCGCTACTATGAAACCCTGGGCATCGAGCCGCGCTACACCCAGCGCTTCACACTGGGCGGCAGCACCAACGACGTGACCGTCGGCTACCGTTACATTCGCGAGCGCGGCAACGACAACAATTACACGATGTCGATGACCACCGGCGCGACGACGGTTCCGACCATCATCAACAGCAGCACCGATGCGCATGCCGTCTACATCGACGACAAGATCTCGATCGGCCAATGGCGCATCACCCCGGGCCTGCGCGTTGAACACATCAAGACCACCCGCGTCAGCGGAGCCACCGTCAATGAAGTGGTCAATAACAAGCCGCTGCCATCGATCAATGTCGCCTATCTGCTGACCCCGGAACTGACGCTGTTCTCCAACTACAACACCTCCTTCGGCGTGGTGCAGAATACCCAGCTGACCTCGCCCTCGGGCAACCAGCTCTCGCCCGAACTGGCCAAGACGATGGAAGCCGGCGCGCGCTGGAAGGGGCAGCAGCTCTCCGCCGAGGCGACGCTGTTCCGCATCGACTTCGACAACCAGATCCAGCAAGTGGGCAACACCAATCCCGCGGTGTTCCAGAACGTCGGCAAGACGCAGCATGACGGCATCGAACTGGCCCTGGACTATGCGTTCGACAAGGCCAGCCTGCTGGGCGGCTGGAGCGTCTACGCCAACTACACCTACACCCGGGCCTTGCAGAAGTCCGGCGCCACCGCCGGAAAGGACCTGCCTTTCTACTCGCGCGTGACCGATACGCTCGGCACCCGCTTCCAGTCCGGTCCGTGGGGCTTCAACCTGTCGACCACGCATCAGGGCCGCCAATTCTCCGACCCGTCCAATACCGTGGCCGAGAGCGCGGACGGCGGCACCGGCGAAATCCCCGGCTTCCGCCTCTGGAATGCGCAGGTGGACTGGAAGGTTCCGGGCGCCAAGGGCTTCGACGTGTTCGCCGGCGTCAACAACCTGACCGACCGACGCTACTACACCCGCACCAACGACACCACGACCATCGGCCGCCTGGTCGGCGCGCCGCGCACGATTTACGTGCAGGGCCGCTACGCGTTCTGA
- a CDS encoding MarR family winged helix-turn-helix transcriptional regulator codes for MNSKTDKRKSAPLLDAQLCFALYSTSLSMSKLYRKLLRDLGITYSQYLVLMVLWEQDQLTVSDIGERLVLDSATLTPLLKRMEAQGLVTRQRAASDERQVVISLTPEGDALREKAVELPREVLRATESTAAELAAMKEELMTLRARLHKNTGE; via the coding sequence ATGAACTCGAAAACAGACAAGCGCAAGTCGGCCCCGCTGCTGGATGCCCAGCTGTGCTTCGCGCTGTATTCGACGTCGCTGTCCATGAGCAAGCTGTACCGCAAGCTGCTGCGCGATCTCGGCATCACCTATTCGCAATACCTGGTGCTGATGGTGTTGTGGGAGCAGGACCAGTTGACCGTGTCCGACATCGGCGAGCGCCTGGTGCTGGATTCGGCGACGCTGACGCCGCTGTTGAAGCGCATGGAAGCGCAAGGCCTGGTCACCCGGCAGCGCGCCGCCAGCGATGAGCGCCAGGTGGTGATCTCGCTGACCCCCGAGGGCGACGCGCTGCGCGAGAAGGCGGTGGAGCTGCCGCGCGAGGTGCTGCGGGCGACCGAGTCGACCGCCGCCGAGCTGGCTGCGATGAAGGAAGAATTGATGACGCTGCGGGCGCGGCTGCACAAGAACACCGGCGAGTGA
- a CDS encoding alpha/beta hydrolase, with protein MKSLKQLAAVAAIGLVFGNAYAAGDAGVEPTTQAFLQALEAGGGKPLEQLSPKDARAVLVGAQAGVKLQLPKADVSEKTIVADGQEIKLTIVRPAGVQKTLPAFMFFHGGGWVLGDFPTHERLVRDLVANSGAVAVFVNYTPSPEAGYGVAINQAYAATKWVAEHGREIKVDGKRLAVAGNSVGGNMAAVVALMAKDKGGPALRSEVLLWPVTDANFETGSYKQFADGYFLTRNMMKWFWDSYTTDAAKRQEVYASPLQASPAQLKGLPPTLIQTAEKDVLRDEGEEYGRKLQAAGVAVTSVRYNGMIHDFGLLNVLAKVPEVQAAMRQAGEELKFQLK; from the coding sequence ATGAAATCGCTCAAACAACTCGCAGCAGTGGCCGCCATCGGCCTGGTATTCGGCAATGCCTACGCGGCCGGCGACGCCGGTGTGGAACCTACCACCCAAGCCTTCCTGCAGGCGCTTGAGGCCGGCGGCGGCAAGCCTCTCGAACAGCTCTCGCCCAAGGATGCGCGCGCCGTGCTGGTCGGCGCCCAGGCCGGCGTGAAGCTGCAGCTGCCCAAGGCCGACGTGTCGGAGAAGACCATCGTGGCCGACGGCCAGGAAATCAAGCTGACCATCGTGCGCCCCGCCGGCGTACAGAAGACGCTGCCGGCCTTCATGTTCTTCCACGGCGGCGGCTGGGTGCTGGGCGACTTCCCGACCCACGAGCGCCTGGTGCGCGACCTGGTGGCCAACTCCGGCGCCGTGGCGGTGTTCGTGAACTACACGCCGTCGCCTGAAGCCGGTTACGGCGTGGCGATCAACCAGGCGTACGCGGCCACCAAGTGGGTCGCCGAGCACGGTCGTGAGATCAAGGTCGACGGCAAGCGCCTGGCGGTGGCCGGCAACAGCGTGGGCGGCAACATGGCGGCGGTCGTGGCGCTGATGGCCAAGGACAAGGGCGGCCCGGCGCTGCGTTCCGAAGTGCTGCTGTGGCCGGTGACGGACGCCAACTTCGAGACCGGTTCCTACAAGCAGTTCGCGGATGGCTATTTCCTGACCAGGAACATGATGAAGTGGTTCTGGGACAGCTACACCACCGACGCCGCCAAGCGCCAGGAAGTCTATGCTTCGCCGCTGCAAGCCAGCCCGGCGCAGTTGAAGGGTCTGCCGCCGACCCTGATCCAGACCGCCGAGAAGGACGTGCTGCGTGACGAAGGCGAAGAGTACGGCCGCAAGCTGCAGGCCGCCGGCGTGGCCGTGACCAGCGTGCGCTACAACGGCATGATCCATGACTTCGGCCTGTTGAACGTGCTGGCCAAGGTGCCGGAAGTGCAGGCCGCGATGCGCCAGGCCGGCGAAGAGCTGAAGTTCCAGCTCAAGTAA
- a CDS encoding alpha/beta hydrolase, which produces MAALLDTIQIETAPNPTAAVIWMHGLGADGSDFVPIVRELDLSGCPAIRFVFPTAPTMPVTINGGYVMRSWYDIFTPDLVRREDEPGLRASQQAVEALIANEKARGIPAGRIVLAGFSQGCAMTLQAGLRHPEKLAGLMCLSGYLPLAAKAADERHAANAATPIFMAHGRLDPVVVIERAEQSRQLLEQLGYAIEWHEYPMQHSVCGEEVEDIGRWLAKVLAD; this is translated from the coding sequence ATGGCCGCACTACTCGACACCATCCAGATCGAAACCGCTCCCAACCCGACCGCCGCCGTCATCTGGATGCACGGCCTGGGCGCCGATGGCTCGGACTTCGTGCCCATCGTGCGCGAACTCGACCTCAGCGGCTGCCCCGCCATCCGCTTCGTCTTCCCCACCGCGCCCACCATGCCGGTAACCATCAACGGCGGCTACGTGATGCGCTCCTGGTACGACATCTTCACGCCCGACCTGGTGCGCCGCGAGGACGAGCCCGGCCTGCGCGCCTCGCAGCAGGCCGTCGAAGCGCTGATCGCCAATGAAAAGGCGCGCGGCATCCCCGCCGGCCGCATCGTGCTGGCCGGGTTCTCGCAGGGCTGCGCGATGACGCTGCAGGCCGGCCTGCGCCATCCGGAAAAACTGGCCGGCCTGATGTGCCTGTCGGGCTACCTGCCGCTGGCGGCCAAGGCCGCCGACGAGCGCCATGCAGCCAACGCCGCTACGCCCATCTTCATGGCGCACGGCCGGCTCGATCCGGTAGTGGTGATCGAACGCGCCGAGCAGTCGCGCCAATTGCTGGAGCAGCTGGGCTACGCCATCGAGTGGCATGAATACCCGATGCAGCACTCGGTCTGCGGCGAGGAAGTCGAGGACATCGGCCGCTGGCTGGCCAAGGTGCTGGCCGACTGA
- the mog gene encoding molybdopterin adenylyltransferase, which produces MKTERGHLLIGLVSISDRAAGGVYEDRGIPALQEWFGAALASPWKMETRLIPDERAQIEQTLIELVDQVGCDLVLTTGGTGPSRRDVTPEATLAIATKEMPGFGEQMRQISLQFVPTAILSRQVAVIRETADHAALVLNLPGQPKSIRETLEGLKDEDGRQKVPGIFAAVPYCIDLIGGPYVETNEAVCKAFRPKSAIRPAAS; this is translated from the coding sequence ATGAAGACTGAGCGCGGGCATCTGCTGATCGGCCTGGTGTCGATCTCGGACCGCGCCGCCGGCGGCGTCTATGAAGACCGCGGCATCCCCGCCCTGCAGGAATGGTTCGGCGCCGCGCTGGCCAGCCCCTGGAAGATGGAAACCCGCCTGATCCCCGATGAACGCGCGCAGATCGAACAGACCCTGATCGAGCTGGTCGACCAGGTCGGCTGCGACCTGGTGCTGACCACCGGCGGCACCGGCCCCTCGCGGCGCGACGTCACCCCGGAAGCCACGCTGGCCATCGCCACCAAGGAGATGCCGGGCTTCGGCGAGCAGATGCGCCAGATCAGCCTGCAGTTCGTACCGACCGCGATCCTCTCGCGCCAGGTGGCGGTGATCCGCGAGACCGCCGACCATGCGGCGCTGGTGCTGAACCTGCCTGGCCAGCCGAAATCGATCCGGGAAACGCTGGAAGGCCTGAAGGACGAGGACGGCCGGCAAAAGGTGCCCGGCATCTTCGCCGCCGTGCCCTACTGCATCGACCTGATCGGCGGCCCCTACGTCGAGACCAACGAGGCCGTATGCAAGGCCTTCCGTCCCAAGTCGGCCATCAGGCCGGCCGCCAGCTAA
- the yjgA gene encoding ribosome biogenesis factor YjgA, with amino-acid sequence MPNANRGAVGFQSSEFEQEYDRPSKSQLKREMDALQKLGEALVAEPRDRVKRVPMPEDVRDAILECQLIKDHEGRRRQMQYVGKKMRTLEADELAIIQKTIDSWRGASKAETAVMHALERRREKLLADDGALTELRDRHPEIDLQHMRTLIRNARKEQAENKPPKAYREIFQILKQLHVQSNLKKDQDAGDELPEEDED; translated from the coding sequence ATGCCCAATGCAAACCGCGGCGCCGTCGGGTTCCAATCCAGCGAATTCGAACAGGAATACGACCGCCCTTCCAAGTCCCAGCTCAAGCGCGAGATGGATGCCCTGCAAAAGCTCGGCGAGGCGCTCGTCGCCGAACCGCGCGACCGCGTCAAGCGCGTGCCCATGCCCGAGGACGTGCGCGACGCCATCCTCGAATGCCAGCTGATCAAGGATCACGAAGGCCGTCGCCGCCAGATGCAATACGTGGGCAAGAAGATGCGCACGCTGGAAGCCGATGAACTGGCCATCATCCAGAAGACCATCGACAGCTGGCGCGGCGCGTCCAAGGCTGAAACCGCCGTCATGCACGCGCTGGAGCGCCGCCGCGAAAAGCTGCTGGCCGACGACGGCGCGCTCACCGAGCTGCGCGACCGGCATCCCGAGATCGACCTGCAGCACATGCGCACGCTGATCCGCAACGCCCGCAAGGAGCAGGCCGAGAACAAGCCGCCCAAGGCCTATCGCGAGATCTTCCAGATCCTCAAGCAATTGCACGTCCAGTCCAACCTGAAGAAGGACCAGGACGCCGGCGACGAATTGCCTGAAGAAGATGAAGACTGA
- the pmbA gene encoding metalloprotease PmbA: protein MSDTPFTYGQDQLKQLAQDVLRYAKEKGASDAAVDISEGSGLSVGVRKGRVETIEQNKDKGIGVTVFLGEGRQVRRGNASTSDFSQQALKETVEAAYNIARFTSIDDCAGLPDADMLEMAPRDLKLFSAWNISAEEAVAIAQRCESAALDTDPRIANSEGAGVYVQHSHFIAANSRGFVGGYPFSRHTISVAPIAGKGAGMQRDDWYSSKRDPRKLAQPEAIGRYAAERALARLNARKLSTRKCPVLFEAPLAAGLLGAFVQAVSGGALYRKSTFLLDSLGQQVFPEHIQILEDPHVVGGVGSAPFDEEGVRTVKRQVVKDGVVQGYFLSTYSARKLGMQTTGNSGGSHNLTLTSTRTAKGDSFKGMLKKMGTGLLVTELMGQGVNYVTGDYSRGASGYWVENGVIQYPVEEITIAGNMKDMLRQIVAIGNDTLVRGTKETGSILLESMTVAGD, encoded by the coding sequence ATGAGCGATACCCCATTCACCTACGGTCAAGATCAGTTGAAGCAGCTTGCGCAGGACGTCCTGCGCTACGCGAAGGAGAAGGGCGCCTCGGACGCGGCGGTGGACATCAGCGAAGGCAGCGGCCTCTCGGTCGGCGTGCGCAAGGGCCGCGTCGAGACCATCGAGCAGAACAAGGACAAGGGCATCGGCGTCACCGTGTTCCTCGGAGAGGGCCGCCAGGTGCGGCGCGGCAATGCCAGCACTTCCGATTTTTCGCAGCAGGCCCTGAAGGAAACGGTGGAGGCCGCCTACAACATCGCGCGCTTCACTTCCATCGACGACTGCGCCGGCCTGCCCGACGCCGACATGCTGGAGATGGCGCCGCGCGACCTCAAGCTGTTTTCGGCATGGAACATTTCCGCCGAGGAAGCTGTGGCCATTGCCCAACGCTGCGAGTCCGCCGCGCTGGACACCGACCCCCGCATCGCCAACAGCGAAGGCGCCGGCGTCTACGTGCAGCATTCGCATTTCATCGCCGCCAATTCGCGCGGCTTCGTGGGCGGCTATCCGTTCTCGCGTCACACCATTTCGGTGGCGCCGATCGCCGGCAAGGGCGCCGGCATGCAGCGCGACGACTGGTATTCCTCCAAGCGCGATCCCAGGAAGCTGGCCCAGCCGGAAGCCATCGGCCGCTACGCCGCCGAGCGCGCCCTGGCGCGCCTGAACGCGCGCAAGCTGTCCACCCGCAAGTGCCCGGTGCTGTTCGAGGCGCCGCTGGCGGCGGGTTTGCTGGGCGCCTTCGTGCAGGCGGTGTCGGGCGGCGCGCTGTACCGCAAGTCGACCTTCCTGCTCGATTCGCTGGGCCAGCAGGTCTTCCCCGAACACATCCAGATCCTGGAAGACCCGCACGTGGTCGGCGGCGTCGGCTCGGCGCCCTTCGATGAAGAGGGCGTGCGCACCGTCAAGCGCCAAGTGGTGAAGGACGGCGTGGTGCAGGGTTATTTCCTGTCGACCTATTCGGCGCGCAAGCTGGGCATGCAGACCACCGGCAACTCGGGCGGCTCGCACAACCTGACGCTGACCTCGACGCGCACCGCCAAGGGCGACAGCTTCAAGGGCATGCTGAAGAAGATGGGCACCGGCCTCCTGGTGACCGAACTGATGGGCCAGGGCGTGAACTACGTGACCGGCGACTATTCGCGCGGCGCCTCTGGCTATTGGGTCGAGAACGGCGTGATCCAGTATCCGGTGGAAGAGATCACCATCGCCGGCAACATGAAGGACATGCTGCGCCAGATCGTTGCCATCGGCAACGACACCCTGGTGCGCGGCACCAAGGAAACCGGCTCCATCCTGCTGGAAAGCATGACCGTCGCCGGCGACTGA
- a CDS encoding MDR family MFS transporter, whose translation MALHTEAAHSSGQVLPFRESLLATLGICFVIMLVALDQTIVGTALPTIVAELKGFELYAWVATSYLLTSVITVPIFGRLGDYFGRKPFVIASIIVFVGASALCGMADSMLFLVIARGLQGIGGGMLVGTCFASIADLFPDPRVRLRWQIILSASFGIATAVGPSLGGFLTQGLGWRWVFYCNLPIGVISLFFTWRFVPHIRHIQHKGKMKLDWPGALLISLSLGSLQLLVEMLPKRGLTAGMAGLLALSAAAFYALWKWEQKAEQPILPFEMMRDRALSSLFLLSILAGFAMFSLLMYAPLLFQGGFGMSPREAGLLITPLVACITVASIVNGRVITRIPNPNMMMTVGFVLIAASCLGVVLCDRGTGGGFMLAAMLAGGFGLGLVLPNLTVFAQQAASREHLGIATALLQSLRMIGGMLGTAITGTLVSQMYGAGVQKALEGDHAAQWLKDFSDPEVLVNHDIQSVLLAQLMQAGHNGSLLLDAARDALVGAIHMGIAIAIVASLVGLWMVRRVPPIKFQDNAKVEPVMSE comes from the coding sequence ATGGCCCTCCATACCGAGGCCGCCCATTCCAGCGGCCAAGTTCTGCCTTTTCGCGAATCCCTGCTGGCCACCCTCGGCATCTGCTTCGTCATCATGCTGGTGGCGCTGGACCAGACCATTGTCGGCACCGCGCTGCCCACCATCGTGGCCGAGCTCAAGGGCTTCGAACTCTACGCCTGGGTCGCCACTTCCTACCTGCTGACCTCGGTCATCACGGTGCCCATCTTCGGCCGCCTGGGCGATTACTTCGGACGCAAGCCGTTCGTGATCGCCTCCATCATCGTCTTCGTCGGCGCCTCGGCGCTGTGCGGCATGGCCGACAGCATGCTGTTCCTGGTCATCGCGCGCGGGCTGCAGGGCATCGGCGGCGGCATGCTGGTGGGCACCTGCTTCGCCTCCATCGCCGACCTGTTCCCGGATCCGCGCGTGCGCCTGCGCTGGCAGATCATCCTGTCGGCCTCGTTCGGCATCGCCACCGCGGTCGGCCCTTCGCTGGGCGGCTTCCTGACCCAGGGCCTGGGCTGGCGCTGGGTGTTCTACTGCAACCTGCCCATCGGGGTGATTTCGCTGTTTTTCACCTGGCGTTTCGTGCCGCACATCCGCCACATCCAGCACAAGGGAAAGATGAAGCTGGACTGGCCTGGCGCGCTGCTGATCTCCTTGTCGCTGGGCAGCCTGCAATTGCTGGTGGAGATGCTGCCCAAGCGCGGCCTGACGGCCGGCATGGCGGGCCTGCTGGCGTTGAGCGCGGCGGCGTTTTATGCGCTGTGGAAGTGGGAGCAGAAGGCTGAGCAGCCGATCCTGCCGTTCGAGATGATGCGCGACCGCGCCTTGTCCAGCCTGTTCCTGCTGTCGATCCTGGCGGGCTTCGCCATGTTCTCGCTGCTGATGTATGCGCCGCTGCTGTTCCAGGGCGGCTTCGGCATGTCGCCGCGCGAGGCCGGCCTGCTGATCACGCCGCTGGTGGCCTGCATCACCGTGGCCAGCATCGTCAATGGTCGCGTCATCACGCGCATTCCCAATCCCAACATGATGATGACGGTGGGCTTCGTGCTGATCGCGGCGTCCTGCCTGGGTGTGGTGCTGTGCGATCGCGGCACCGGCGGCGGCTTCATGCTGGCCGCCATGCTGGCCGGCGGCTTCGGCCTCGGGCTGGTGCTGCCCAACCTGACCGTGTTCGCGCAGCAGGCCGCCAGCCGCGAGCATCTGGGCATCGCCACCGCCTTGCTGCAGTCGCTGCGCATGATCGGCGGCATGCTGGGCACGGCCATCACCGGCACGCTGGTGAGCCAGATGTACGGCGCCGGCGTGCAGAAGGCGCTGGAGGGCGACCACGCGGCGCAATGGCTCAAGGATTTCAGCGATCCGGAAGTGCTGGTCAACCACGACATCCAGTCGGTGCTGCTGGCCCAGCTGATGCAGGCCGGCCACAACGGTTCGCTGCTGCTCGACGCCGCGCGCGACGCGCTGGTGGGCGCCATCCACATGGGCATCGCGATCGCCATCGTGGCCTCGCTGGTCGGGCTGTGGATGGTGCGCCGGGTGCCGCCGATCAAGTTCCAGGACAACGCCAAGGTAGAGCCGGTGATGTCCGAATAA
- a CDS encoding cryptochrome/photolyase family protein: MPPAHFEKSLVWFRRDLRDTDHAALYYALSRSKQVYCAFVLDTDILDALRRDGVRRDRRVDFILESLAELDRSLRAGGGGLIVLHDSAARAIPQLAARLGAQAVFANTDYEPDAVARDQGVADALQRDDILFFSSKDQVIFEKDEVLSLAGKPFSVFTPYKNAWMARLAKADGDFFLKAYPVEKYREALAPPPDDMSREMPSLAQLGFEPSNLRELKIPTGMSGADALFDDFLTRIGAYGTARDYPAVKGPSYLSVHLRFGTVSIRTLARAALQAMHSGHGGAGAATWLSELTWRDFYFMILHHHPRVAGQAFKPEYDAIAWEDDAQAQDDFAAWCEGRTGYPLVDAAMLQINQTGYMHNRLRMVVASFLTKDLGIDWRRGERYFAIHLNDFDLSANNGGWQWASSSGCDAQPYFRIFNPVTQSEKFDPDGKFIRRYLPQLAKLSDKRIHAPWTATPDELRQADVTLDGNYPRPIIDHAQARARTLERYAVVKKADRNAGPDDD, translated from the coding sequence ATGCCGCCTGCCCATTTCGAGAAATCCCTGGTCTGGTTCCGCCGCGACCTGCGCGACACCGATCACGCCGCCCTGTATTACGCCCTCTCGCGCAGCAAGCAGGTCTATTGCGCCTTTGTCCTCGATACCGACATCCTCGACGCCCTCAGGCGCGACGGCGTGCGCCGGGATCGCCGCGTCGACTTCATCCTGGAGAGCCTGGCCGAGCTCGACCGCTCGCTGCGCGCCGGCGGCGGCGGCCTGATCGTGCTGCACGACAGCGCCGCGCGCGCCATCCCGCAGCTGGCCGCGCGCCTGGGCGCGCAGGCCGTGTTCGCCAACACCGATTACGAACCCGACGCCGTGGCGCGCGACCAGGGCGTGGCCGACGCCTTGCAGCGCGACGATATCCTGTTCTTCAGCAGCAAGGACCAGGTAATCTTCGAGAAGGACGAAGTGCTGTCGCTGGCAGGCAAGCCCTTCTCGGTCTTCACGCCCTACAAGAACGCCTGGATGGCGCGGCTGGCCAAGGCCGACGGCGATTTCTTCCTCAAGGCCTATCCGGTCGAGAAATACCGCGAGGCGCTGGCGCCGCCGCCGGACGACATGTCGCGCGAGATGCCCTCGCTTGCGCAACTGGGCTTCGAGCCCAGCAACCTGCGCGAGCTGAAGATCCCCACCGGCATGTCCGGCGCCGATGCACTGTTCGATGACTTCCTCACCCGCATCGGCGCCTACGGCACGGCGCGCGACTATCCGGCCGTGAAGGGGCCCTCCTACCTGTCGGTGCACCTGCGCTTCGGCACCGTTTCGATCCGCACGCTGGCGCGCGCGGCCCTGCAGGCCATGCACTCCGGCCACGGCGGCGCGGGCGCGGCGACCTGGCTGTCGGAGCTGACCTGGCGCGATTTCTACTTCATGATCCTGCATCACCATCCGCGCGTGGCCGGCCAGGCCTTCAAGCCGGAATACGACGCCATCGCCTGGGAAGACGACGCGCAGGCGCAGGACGATTTCGCCGCCTGGTGCGAGGGCCGCACCGGTTATCCGCTGGTGGACGCGGCCATGCTGCAGATCAACCAGACCGGCTACATGCACAACCGCCTGCGCATGGTGGTGGCCAGCTTCCTGACCAAGGACCTGGGCATCGACTGGCGCCGCGGCGAACGCTACTTCGCCATCCACCTGAACGACTTCGACCTGTCGGCCAACAACGGCGGCTGGCAATGGGCCTCGTCGTCGGGCTGCGACGCCCAGCCCTACTTCCGCATCTTCAACCCGGTCACGCAGTCGGAGAAATTCGATCCCGACGGCAAGTTCATCCGGCGCTACCTGCCGCAGCTGGCGAAGCTTTCCGACAAGCGCATCCACGCGCCGTGGACCGCCACGCCCGACGAGCTGCGCCAGGCCGACGTGACGCTGGACGGCAACTATCCGCGCCCCATCATCGACCACGCGCAGGCGCGGGCGCGCACGCTGGAGCGTTACGCGGTGGTGAAAAAGGCGGACAGGAACGCCGGGCCGGACGACGACTGA
- a CDS encoding nuclear transport factor 2 family protein produces MSIPNQASDQASPLPIHAEHVSALVRFFETLTRDNAAQVAAIYATDARFKDPFNEVQGLDAIQHLFAHMFNQVKNPRFKITAAVQQREQVFLTWDFFFRMPPFASSEQCIRGATHFHLAEDGRVIYHRDYWDAAEELYEKLPLVGLFMRGLKRFARQ; encoded by the coding sequence ATGAGCATTCCCAACCAGGCTTCCGATCAGGCATCGCCCCTACCGATCCACGCCGAGCACGTCAGCGCGCTGGTTCGCTTCTTTGAAACGCTCACGCGCGACAACGCTGCCCAGGTCGCCGCCATCTACGCCACCGACGCGCGCTTCAAGGATCCCTTCAACGAGGTGCAAGGGCTCGACGCCATCCAGCACCTGTTCGCGCACATGTTCAACCAAGTGAAAAATCCTCGCTTCAAGATCACGGCCGCCGTGCAGCAGCGCGAACAGGTGTTCCTGACCTGGGATTTCTTCTTCCGCATGCCGCCCTTCGCCTCATCCGAGCAATGCATACGCGGCGCCACGCATTTCCATCTGGCCGAGGACGGCCGCGTCATCTATCATCGCGACTATTGGGACGCCGCCGAAGAGCTGTACGAAAAGCTGCCGCTGGTCGGCCTCTTCATGCGCGGCCTGAAACGCTTCGCCCGCCAATAA